One region of Halomicrobium sp. LC1Hm genomic DNA includes:
- the npdG gene encoding NADPH-dependent F420 reductase produces the protein MEIALLGGTGDIGEGLALRWAADSAHDVLVGSRDPERAAAKATEYATALDERGRDASVEGLGNVEAAQRADVIVTAVPAYHLTDTVESIADELSPDDVLVSPAVGMKRDEDGFHYNRPGVGSVTQLAANAAPDDVPVVGAFHNLAAGRLADLDADLDWDTVVVGDESDAKDTVIELAESIEGLRALDGGPLANAAEIEGLTPLLINVARHNDGLHDLGVRFQ, from the coding sequence ATGGAAATCGCCCTACTCGGTGGCACTGGCGACATCGGCGAGGGACTGGCACTGCGGTGGGCCGCGGACTCCGCCCACGACGTGCTCGTCGGCTCGCGCGATCCGGAGCGCGCAGCAGCGAAAGCGACGGAGTACGCGACGGCACTCGACGAGCGCGGCCGTGACGCGAGCGTCGAGGGGCTGGGCAACGTCGAGGCCGCCCAGCGCGCGGATGTGATCGTCACCGCCGTCCCGGCCTACCACCTCACCGACACCGTCGAGTCCATCGCCGACGAACTCTCGCCGGACGACGTGCTCGTCTCCCCCGCGGTGGGCATGAAACGCGACGAGGACGGCTTCCACTACAACCGGCCCGGCGTCGGCAGCGTCACGCAGCTCGCGGCCAACGCCGCGCCCGACGACGTACCCGTCGTCGGCGCGTTCCACAACCTCGCGGCCGGCCGGCTCGCCGACCTCGACGCCGACCTCGACTGGGACACCGTCGTCGTCGGCGACGAGTCCGACGCCAAAGACACCGTGATCGAACTGGCGGAGTCGATCGAGGGCCTGCGCGCGCTCGACGGCGGCCCGCTGGCCAACGCCGCGGAGATCGAGGGACTGACGCCGCTGCTAATCAACGTCGCCCGACACAACGACGGCCTCCATGACCTCGGCGTCCGATTCCAGTAG